The Thiosulfativibrio zosterae genome has a window encoding:
- the pth gene encoding aminoacyl-tRNA hydrolase, whose protein sequence is MSSVKLIVGLGNPGAEYEQTRHNAGFWFVEEIARQYNVQFRPEPKFLGQACRIQSNGLDVWLLKPTTFMNRSGQSIQALAKFYKITPQEILIAHDELDLEPGIVRLKKGGGHGGHNGLRDTISALDTKEFYRIRLGIGHPGDKKFVVDYVLKNCGKQDRQLIDDAIYAASSHLPEILDGQFEKVMNQLHTK, encoded by the coding sequence ATGTCTTCTGTAAAACTCATAGTCGGTCTCGGTAATCCCGGAGCAGAGTATGAGCAGACCCGACATAATGCTGGTTTTTGGTTTGTGGAGGAAATTGCGCGCCAATATAATGTGCAGTTTCGTCCAGAACCCAAATTCTTAGGTCAAGCCTGTCGAATTCAGTCAAACGGTTTAGATGTTTGGTTATTAAAGCCAACCACTTTTATGAATCGCAGTGGCCAATCTATCCAAGCACTCGCCAAGTTTTATAAAATTACCCCTCAAGAGATTCTTATTGCTCATGACGAACTTGACTTAGAGCCAGGAATCGTTCGCCTCAAAAAAGGAGGGGGGCACGGCGGCCACAATGGCTTGCGTGACACCATTTCAGCTCTTGATACCAAAGAATTCTATCGAATTCGGCTGGGTATTGGTCACCCTGGGGACAAAAAGTTTGTGGTGGACTATGTTCTTAAAAATTGTGGCAAACAAGATCGTCAACTCATCGATGATGCCATTTATGCAGCATCAAGCCATCTACCAGAAATCTTGGATGGGCAATTTGAGAAAGTGATGAATCAGTTACACACCAAATAA
- a CDS encoding nucleotidyltransferase substrate binding protein has protein sequence MQQEQDIRWIQRFNNYQNALKQLDKAMVIVSARPLSELEQQGVIQAFEYNYELAWNVLKDFYEYQGEISIQGSRDAFRMAFSRGLIDNDKLWLEMVKTRQLTVHTYNEATMLQVLKAIQKNYYPAFVKLKNDLMRLLPK, from the coding sequence ATGCAACAAGAACAAGATATTCGCTGGATTCAACGTTTTAATAATTACCAAAATGCTTTAAAACAGCTGGATAAAGCAATGGTTATTGTGAGTGCTCGCCCTTTGAGTGAACTTGAACAACAGGGGGTTATCCAAGCCTTTGAGTACAACTATGAACTTGCTTGGAATGTTTTGAAAGACTTCTATGAATATCAAGGGGAGATTTCTATTCAAGGCAGTCGAGATGCATTTCGTATGGCCTTTAGTCGTGGATTAATTGACAATGATAAACTTTGGTTAGAGATGGTCAAAACTCGACAATTGACAGTGCATACCTATAATGAAGCCACTATGCTACAAGTTCTGAAAGCCATTCAAAAAAATTATTATCCTGCTTTTGTAAAATTAAAAAATGATTTGATGAGGTTGTTGCCAAAATGA
- the ubiB gene encoding ubiquinone biosynthesis regulatory protein kinase UbiB, producing the protein MKFFTRPFKQVSRIIKINRVLTYYQIDKMVLGNSKYAWLILINLMLPWNWRAQSQGERGERIRLALEELGPIFIKLGQALSTRKDLLPEDIGSELRKLQDDCPPFDEAHSKAIIEKGLKRSIEDAYASFDPTPMASASIAQVHAASLHDGTEVVIKVVRPDIKPVIEQDVGIMKSLAGLLEAAVKESKRLHPKEVVEEFEKTILDELDMMREASNASQLRRNFENSDLLYVPEVYWSHTNDNVMTMERIYGTRISETEKLIEQGIDLTDLSAKGVTIFFTQVFKHNFFHADMHPGNIFVLPDGRYAAIDFGIMGTLTPDDQRYLAENFLAFFNRDYLRVSELHIESEWVPKETRVNELESAIRSVCEPIWDRPLKEISFGLFLMRLFQTARRFGMEVQPQLVLLQKTLLNIEGLGRQLDDELDLWDTAKPFLENWMHERVGFKSLVKNTQANLPLWIEHAPQLPGLLHASLHKLAHADFQQQSIQLAKLEKQIQAQTRAQSFRTLGILLIVFAFLPGLVNFDWINESVLQLLLVVSGAYLILKKT; encoded by the coding sequence ATGAAATTCTTCACTCGCCCGTTTAAACAAGTTTCTCGCATTATCAAAATCAACCGCGTGCTCACCTATTACCAAATCGACAAGATGGTGTTGGGCAATTCTAAATATGCTTGGTTGATTTTAATTAACCTAATGCTCCCCTGGAACTGGCGCGCTCAATCACAAGGAGAACGCGGCGAGCGCATTCGTTTGGCACTGGAAGAACTGGGTCCTATTTTTATTAAATTAGGACAAGCCCTCTCCACCCGCAAAGATTTGCTGCCTGAGGATATTGGCTCTGAACTGCGCAAGCTCCAAGACGACTGCCCACCGTTTGACGAAGCGCACTCTAAAGCCATTATCGAAAAAGGCTTGAAGCGCTCCATTGAAGACGCTTATGCCAGTTTTGACCCAACCCCCATGGCCTCGGCATCGATTGCCCAAGTGCATGCCGCCAGTTTGCATGATGGTACCGAAGTGGTGATTAAGGTGGTGCGTCCAGACATTAAACCGGTCATAGAGCAGGATGTCGGCATTATGAAATCCTTGGCGGGTTTGTTAGAAGCGGCCGTTAAAGAATCCAAACGCTTACACCCCAAAGAAGTGGTGGAAGAATTTGAAAAAACCATTCTCGATGAACTCGACATGATGCGCGAAGCCTCTAACGCCTCGCAATTGCGCCGCAACTTTGAAAACTCTGACCTTCTTTATGTGCCAGAAGTTTATTGGTCGCACACCAACGACAATGTGATGACCATGGAGCGCATTTATGGCACACGCATTTCCGAAACCGAAAAGCTGATTGAGCAAGGCATTGACCTCACCGACCTATCGGCCAAGGGTGTGACCATTTTCTTTACACAGGTCTTCAAACACAACTTTTTCCATGCCGATATGCACCCTGGCAATATTTTTGTATTGCCCGATGGGCGTTATGCCGCCATCGATTTTGGGATTATGGGCACGCTGACGCCAGACGACCAACGCTATTTGGCTGAAAACTTTTTGGCATTCTTTAACCGCGATTATTTGCGCGTATCAGAACTGCACATTGAATCGGAATGGGTGCCTAAAGAAACGCGTGTTAACGAACTGGAATCGGCCATTCGCTCGGTTTGTGAACCCATTTGGGACAGACCGCTTAAAGAAATTTCATTTGGGTTATTTTTAATGCGCCTCTTCCAAACCGCGCGCCGCTTTGGCATGGAAGTACAACCACAACTTGTGTTGCTGCAAAAAACCCTACTCAACATTGAAGGCTTAGGTCGTCAATTGGACGATGAACTCGATTTATGGGATACCGCAAAACCCTTCTTAGAAAACTGGATGCACGAACGAGTTGGCTTTAAAAGTTTGGTCAAAAACACCCAAGCCAACTTACCGTTATGGATTGAACACGCCCCGCAACTGCCGGGTTTATTGCATGCCAGTTTACACAAACTGGCGCATGCCGATTTTCAACAGCAATCCATTCAACTGGCTAAGTTAGAAAAACAAATCCAAGCCCAAACCCGTGCGCAAAGTTTTAGAACCCTCGGAATACTGCTGATTGTGTTTGCATTTTTACCAGGCCTGGTTAATTTTGACTGGATAAATGAATCTGTATTACAACTATTATTGGTGGTAAGTGGCGCCTATTTAATTCTTAAGAAAACCTAA
- a CDS encoding methyl-accepting chemotaxis protein has product MKLLNYLTINLRLFINTLFSLTFLIAIAYVAWWSLAEVKSKTLEIQQIQQNQTMKLADLQRMLIQTIQNANEYVLESTSNNNQNFNQSIDLLKKLALEIAELTVDDQQKAEIDSLQTMLMEYKKSINSSVYLQGEISRTLKYGIDPAIHKLNTSIMTLTNFNVTVNNPSLTAVLESLVERVKNSQSQVAKLVTSRDVTVLKEFNQKGLGDQSEKDIRVIESLLSSEDDLTEVLERLADSRDGFQESFKDIKDYLVTIKENNQTLIRLVNDANEVMKSVSTSSNQATLNHLSSLTLLSKEQTRWVVVISGMAVLMMLIFNAMLVASITSPLRKVRLRIAEIAETGNLSLWRPLKGKNELVDMSFSIHVLMAEFQQLTDELKMVGQGLSSGDFNVALQQEYHGDLLTLKNEFNDSILQIRSTMSAIQEMSQALRDGRLDFVEDASFYTGDYRKVVASLNAAFAVQKLAIASVKDVMMGMNQGDFSQRIECEMPGDLTLLKDYLNQALHKLEEAIVDKSNTLMHFKQGNFAYKTHGEFDGKLNELRENMDIMANHISRMLSEVQVASSHAVNGVKEISMGNQDLSQRVSAQAISIQSTLNHMEQMIQQVQKTSDNATSVNQKSQEAKKNTVSGADIVNRMFEAIQEIEKTSVDISSFTQVIDDIAFQTNLLALNAAVEAARAGEQGRGFAVVASEVRSLASKSAEAASSIQHLTKHSIEKVKQGIELSRLTKQAFEENASSIDEISSMMDGMQHSLKQQTAGINEVSESLQQINDVTQQNAALVEEVAQTSESIITSVQGVEERLQSFKLRQASEVANDVILHGVVKTA; this is encoded by the coding sequence ATGAAATTGCTCAATTATTTGACCATTAACTTGCGTCTTTTTATTAACACGTTATTTTCATTAACGTTTTTGATTGCAATTGCTTATGTTGCTTGGTGGTCTTTGGCGGAAGTGAAATCTAAAACCTTAGAAATTCAGCAAATACAACAGAATCAAACGATGAAGTTAGCGGATTTGCAAAGGATGTTGATACAGACCATTCAAAATGCTAATGAATATGTGTTGGAGAGTACCTCTAACAATAATCAAAACTTTAATCAATCAATTGATTTGTTAAAAAAATTGGCTTTAGAGATTGCTGAATTGACGGTGGATGATCAGCAAAAGGCAGAAATAGACTCTTTGCAGACGATGTTGATGGAATACAAAAAGTCTATTAACTCAAGTGTTTACCTTCAAGGTGAAATTTCTCGTACCTTAAAGTATGGAATCGACCCTGCCATTCATAAGTTAAACACATCAATCATGACATTAACGAATTTTAATGTCACAGTTAATAATCCTTCTTTAACGGCAGTCCTTGAAAGTCTCGTAGAGCGTGTGAAAAATTCGCAGTCACAGGTAGCAAAGTTAGTGACCAGTCGTGATGTTACTGTATTAAAAGAATTTAATCAAAAGGGGCTGGGTGACCAATCTGAAAAGGATATCCGTGTCATAGAGTCGTTATTATCAAGTGAAGATGACCTGACTGAGGTTCTGGAAAGATTAGCGGACAGTCGAGATGGTTTTCAAGAGTCTTTTAAAGACATCAAAGATTATTTGGTCACTATTAAAGAAAATAACCAAACGCTAATCAGGTTGGTGAATGACGCTAATGAAGTCATGAAAAGCGTTTCAACTTCATCAAACCAAGCAACCTTAAATCATTTGAGTAGTTTAACGCTTTTATCCAAAGAACAAACACGCTGGGTTGTTGTTATTAGTGGCATGGCTGTTTTAATGATGCTTATTTTTAACGCCATGTTGGTGGCTTCTATTACAAGTCCTTTACGCAAAGTAAGGTTGCGAATTGCAGAAATTGCAGAAACAGGTAATTTAAGCCTTTGGCGTCCACTAAAGGGTAAAAATGAGTTGGTCGATATGAGCTTTAGTATTCACGTACTGATGGCGGAGTTTCAGCAGCTCACGGATGAACTTAAAATGGTAGGGCAAGGTTTATCGTCAGGCGACTTTAATGTTGCATTACAGCAGGAGTATCATGGTGACTTACTCACGCTTAAAAATGAGTTTAACGATTCCATTTTACAAATAAGAAGTACGATGTCAGCCATTCAAGAAATGAGTCAAGCTTTAAGAGATGGTCGATTAGATTTTGTGGAAGATGCCAGTTTTTACACGGGCGATTATCGTAAAGTCGTTGCCAGCTTAAATGCAGCATTTGCCGTGCAAAAATTGGCCATTGCTTCAGTGAAAGATGTCATGATGGGCATGAATCAAGGCGATTTCTCTCAACGCATTGAATGTGAAATGCCTGGAGATTTGACACTTCTAAAAGATTATTTAAATCAGGCTTTGCATAAGTTAGAAGAAGCGATTGTTGATAAATCAAATACCTTAATGCACTTTAAGCAAGGCAACTTTGCCTATAAAACTCACGGGGAGTTTGATGGTAAGTTAAATGAACTGCGTGAAAATATGGATATTATGGCTAACCACATCAGCCGTATGCTTTCAGAAGTTCAAGTTGCCTCTTCTCATGCGGTGAATGGTGTTAAAGAAATCAGCATGGGTAACCAAGATCTAAGTCAAAGAGTTTCGGCTCAGGCCATATCCATACAGTCAACTTTAAATCATATGGAGCAGATGATTCAGCAGGTTCAAAAAACATCTGATAATGCCACTTCTGTGAATCAAAAAAGCCAAGAAGCCAAAAAGAATACCGTCAGTGGTGCCGACATTGTTAACCGGATGTTTGAAGCCATTCAAGAAATTGAAAAAACCAGTGTTGATATATCTAGTTTTACACAGGTGATCGACGATATAGCATTTCAAACCAATTTATTGGCTTTAAATGCTGCCGTTGAGGCGGCTAGAGCGGGTGAACAAGGAAGAGGTTTTGCGGTGGTTGCCTCAGAGGTACGCAGTTTAGCCAGTAAGTCCGCAGAAGCCGCCAGCAGTATTCAACACCTTACCAAACACAGCATCGAAAAGGTTAAACAGGGCATAGAATTGAGCCGTTTAACTAAACAGGCGTTTGAAGAAAATGCGTCTTCTATTGATGAAATATCCAGCATGATGGATGGTATGCAACATTCGCTAAAACAACAAACCGCAGGCATTAACGAAGTGAGTGAGTCCTTGCAGCAAATCAATGATGTTACTCAGCAGAATGCAGCCTTAGTTGAAGAGGTTGCGCAAACTTCTGAAAGTATTATTACCAGCGTGCAAGGGGTTGAAGAGCGCTTACAAAGCTTTAAGTTGCGCCAAGCGTCAGAAGTTGCGAATGATGTCATTTTGCATGGTGTTGTCAAAACAGCCTAG
- a CDS encoding nucleotidyltransferase domain-containing protein, which yields MTAILKKTELPDAFGLKASTIHSIQQVLWAHPEIQKAVIYGSRAKGTFKKGSDIDLTLFTFDPQQQQLSLLAEIANQIDELDFLNQVDLSWFDQIENQDLIDHINRVGCPFFDRADYRLTVESHH from the coding sequence ATGACGGCAATATTAAAAAAAACGGAGTTGCCCGATGCCTTTGGGCTGAAGGCATCAACTATCCATTCAATACAGCAAGTTTTGTGGGCGCATCCAGAGATTCAAAAGGCTGTGATTTACGGTTCACGTGCCAAAGGGACTTTTAAAAAAGGTTCTGATATTGATTTAACCTTATTTACATTCGACCCTCAGCAACAACAGCTTTCACTTTTGGCTGAAATAGCTAATCAAATTGATGAGTTAGACTTTCTCAATCAAGTTGATCTTTCTTGGTTTGACCAGATTGAAAATCAAGATTTAATTGACCATATTAATCGGGTTGGTTGTCCGTTTTTTGACCGCGCTGATTATCGACTAACTGTTGAATCCCATCATTAA
- a CDS encoding cyclic nucleotide-binding domain-containing protein, with translation MNEKSTPTLKSFRADEIIFNEGDAGYKVYIIKQGSVNIVAQHGDQAVTLAQLTEGACFGEMAVLSSGPRSATAVSADNTLVYEIDKAQVLKMISELSPLFRAVIASLIKRVRNLNTLVLEKSTQPHPLMATIEILQILKYHANREEDNSHNTTSRGGNMDIEIEIGEADDLVKLTSQLVQNTLAKILGLTQAESLQVLEKLAFLNLIEIEVAHLQKFIVFSPAKLLKDAKPKLKNEIFKYENTISTELEYLDLAELANQLGTDSQRLIESIALGYISEDAILLKRSVVLDDIKKESRVLQRKR, from the coding sequence ATGAATGAGAAATCGACACCCACTTTAAAAAGTTTTAGAGCTGATGAAATCATCTTTAATGAAGGTGATGCCGGCTATAAGGTTTACATTATCAAACAAGGCTCGGTGAACATTGTTGCCCAACATGGCGACCAAGCCGTAACCCTAGCTCAACTCACTGAAGGCGCATGTTTTGGTGAAATGGCCGTTTTATCCAGTGGCCCACGCTCTGCCACCGCCGTTTCTGCCGACAATACTCTGGTTTATGAAATCGACAAAGCGCAAGTGCTGAAAATGATCAGTGAACTTTCGCCTTTATTTAGAGCGGTCATTGCCTCACTGATTAAACGCGTTCGCAATTTAAACACCTTGGTGTTGGAAAAATCCACCCAACCTCACCCCTTAATGGCCACCATAGAAATTCTGCAAATCCTTAAATACCATGCCAATCGCGAAGAAGATAACAGCCACAATACGACAAGCCGCGGCGGCAATATGGACATAGAGATTGAAATCGGAGAAGCAGATGACTTGGTCAAATTGACCAGTCAATTGGTTCAAAATACTCTGGCGAAAATTTTAGGGCTCACTCAAGCAGAAAGCTTACAAGTCTTAGAAAAACTCGCCTTTTTAAATCTGATTGAGATAGAAGTGGCTCATCTGCAAAAATTCATTGTTTTTAGTCCAGCCAAGCTGTTAAAAGATGCTAAACCAAAACTGAAAAACGAAATTTTTAAGTACGAAAATACCATATCAACCGAGTTAGAGTATCTAGATTTAGCCGAACTGGCTAACCAATTGGGTACCGACAGTCAGCGGTTGATTGAGTCAATCGCTTTAGGCTACATCAGTGAAGACGCTATCTTGTTAAAAAGATCAGTTGTTTTAGACGATATTAAAAAGGAAAGCCGCGTTCTTCAACGCAAACGATAA
- a CDS encoding murein transglycosylase domain-containing protein, with translation MNRRQFLTALSSLGGLGSLGLLSACTPAEIKRGVTTSQSLVKGDVPKVLSAQIPKTGIAEIDGLIQSQLKQLIKELSKTWGDKKVATPKEYVKYTDHYQSRAIINFSTRTIQVETLAAQNATSTLKSAIVATLLTSEDPSTVDLLSDKAVEIGQKPFLSGLVLDQDNKSIETQWRAERYADLLLRSMKNDTYNGKSRHFVLFNMVKDTQAKQEHKYAITVQRQSQRFGIQKSLIYAIIQTESDFNPYAMSPIPAYGLMQIVPQSAGRDAHELLYNKAGTPTKNTLFNAEKNIEFGTAYLHILFNRYLVKVKNSVAREYCCIAAYNTGSGNVLKAFDSDRTQALKKINNMNSQEVYNHLRKHLKYEEARNYLRKVVKNKKNFG, from the coding sequence ATGAACAGAAGACAATTTTTAACGGCCCTGAGTAGTTTAGGCGGTCTAGGCAGCTTGGGGCTTTTAAGCGCTTGTACCCCTGCCGAAATCAAACGCGGCGTGACCACCAGCCAAAGTTTGGTTAAAGGCGATGTACCCAAGGTCTTAAGCGCGCAAATTCCCAAAACCGGCATTGCTGAAATAGACGGCCTCATCCAAAGCCAACTCAAACAACTCATCAAAGAACTCAGCAAGACTTGGGGCGATAAAAAAGTCGCCACCCCAAAAGAGTATGTTAAATACACCGACCATTATCAAAGCCGTGCCATCATCAACTTTTCAACGCGAACCATTCAGGTAGAAACGCTTGCGGCTCAAAACGCCACCAGCACTCTAAAGTCGGCCATCGTTGCAACACTGTTAACCTCAGAAGACCCCAGCACAGTCGACTTATTGTCCGACAAAGCCGTTGAGATTGGACAAAAACCTTTCTTATCAGGATTAGTGCTTGATCAAGATAACAAGTCGATTGAAACCCAATGGCGCGCTGAGCGTTATGCGGATTTACTGCTTAGAAGCATGAAAAACGATACCTACAATGGCAAATCACGGCATTTTGTCTTGTTTAATATGGTGAAAGATACCCAAGCCAAGCAAGAGCATAAATACGCCATCACCGTGCAACGCCAAAGTCAACGATTTGGCATCCAAAAATCTTTAATTTATGCCATTATCCAAACCGAAAGTGACTTCAATCCCTATGCCATGAGCCCGATTCCCGCTTATGGACTGATGCAAATCGTGCCGCAAAGTGCCGGGCGAGATGCGCACGAATTGTTGTATAACAAAGCCGGCACACCCACCAAAAATACCCTATTTAATGCCGAAAAAAATATTGAGTTTGGTACCGCTTATTTACACATTTTATTTAACCGTTACTTGGTAAAGGTCAAAAATTCGGTTGCTCGAGAATATTGTTGTATTGCAGCTTATAACACCGGCAGCGGTAATGTCTTAAAAGCCTTTGACAGTGACCGAACCCAGGCGCTTAAAAAAATTAACAACATGAATAGCCAAGAAGTTTACAATCATTTACGCAAGCATTTAAAGTACGAAGAAGCGCGTAACTATTTACGCAAAGTTGTCAAAAACAAAAAGAATTTTGGATAA
- a CDS encoding gamma-butyrobetaine hydroxylase-like domain-containing protein: MMKTPQPTDIKLHQKSRLLEVSFTTGETFKLPCEYLRVYSQSAEVTGHTPDQAVLQVGKQAVNIVDITPVGNYAVKLHFDDGHDTGLYTWERLYDLGQHQTEYWQDYLKQLKAAGHSHPDMPRPNLTDLI; encoded by the coding sequence ATGATGAAAACACCGCAACCTACCGACATTAAATTGCACCAAAAATCTCGCTTGCTAGAAGTGAGCTTTACCACAGGCGAAACCTTTAAATTGCCTTGCGAATACCTGCGGGTTTATTCGCAATCCGCCGAAGTGACTGGCCACACACCCGACCAAGCGGTTTTGCAGGTGGGCAAACAAGCCGTCAATATCGTCGACATTACCCCAGTTGGCAACTATGCCGTCAAACTGCATTTTGACGATGGTCACGATACCGGTCTTTACACTTGGGAACGCCTGTATGACTTGGGTCAACATCAAACTGAGTATTGGCAAGACTACCTCAAACAACTCAAAGCCGCAGGCCATTCTCACCCAGATATGCCTCGCCCCAACCTAACCGATTTAATTTAA
- a CDS encoding ubiquinone biosynthesis accessory factor UbiJ: protein MALKSLEDNVQKGIEKSLETAQKLPGLVKTGLSKGLETLLNQLIRLDEEQGKGFAPCDEKVIQLTLGDVSQTFFIIYQITDKQGEFSVQTTLMGAPDCHIKTRLGALINQQPAERITGDEILAQQFLNALADLEIDWEEHLSHYTGDLVAFKVGHAVRTGIDAKQQAKQKAGDTFKEYLQFEVNLLPTQHQVAAFNQKVNATQSAVDALENRINALFASVNSAHSAK, encoded by the coding sequence ATGGCACTAAAATCCCTAGAAGATAACGTTCAAAAAGGCATCGAAAAAAGCCTAGAAACCGCCCAAAAACTACCAGGCCTGGTTAAAACTGGATTGTCAAAAGGCTTAGAAACGCTACTGAATCAACTGATTCGATTAGATGAAGAACAAGGTAAAGGCTTTGCACCTTGTGATGAAAAGGTGATTCAACTCACGCTGGGGGATGTGTCGCAAACCTTTTTTATCATCTATCAGATAACCGACAAACAGGGTGAGTTCAGTGTGCAAACCACCTTAATGGGTGCGCCTGATTGTCACATCAAAACCCGCTTAGGCGCTTTGATTAACCAGCAACCTGCCGAGCGCATAACGGGCGATGAAATACTCGCGCAACAATTTTTAAATGCCCTCGCCGATTTAGAAATTGACTGGGAAGAACATTTGTCGCATTACACGGGTGACTTGGTGGCGTTTAAAGTGGGACATGCTGTGCGCACTGGCATAGATGCCAAGCAACAAGCCAAACAAAAAGCCGGCGATACCTTTAAAGAATATTTACAGTTTGAAGTAAATTTATTGCCCACCCAACATCAAGTGGCTGCCTTTAATCAAAAGGTCAACGCCACCCAATCCGCTGTTGATGCCTTAGAAAACCGCATCAATGCTCTGTTCGCTTCTGTTAATTCTGCTCACTCTGCTAAATAA
- the ychF gene encoding redox-regulated ATPase YchF — MGIKCGIVGLPNVGKSTLFNALTNAGIESANYPFCTIEPNVGVVPVPDAREAALAEIVKPERVLSATVDFMDIAGLVEGASKGEGLGNKFLANIRETDAIVQVVRCFENDDIVHVAGKVDPLSDIEIINMELVLADMESLQKAVQKVQRVAKSGDKTASAKLAVYEKVLAAVEDGTLVRLVPLDEEELLQLRDLHLLTIKPMMYIANVNEDGFENNPLLTAVEEVAKAQGAVVVPISAEIESQVAELDDEDKAEFLAEMGQEEPGLNRVIRAAYDLLGLQTYFTAGVKEVRAWTVKKGATAPQAAGVIHTDFERGFIRAEVTAYQDFIDYKGDSGAKAAGKQRLEGKEYIVQDGDVMHFRFNV, encoded by the coding sequence ATGGGAATTAAATGTGGCATCGTTGGCTTGCCGAATGTTGGTAAATCTACCTTATTTAATGCATTAACCAATGCGGGTATTGAATCTGCTAACTATCCCTTTTGTACTATTGAACCGAATGTCGGCGTTGTCCCTGTTCCAGATGCGCGTGAAGCGGCTTTAGCTGAAATTGTTAAACCAGAAAGAGTTCTCTCTGCAACGGTTGATTTTATGGATATTGCGGGTCTGGTTGAAGGTGCTTCTAAGGGTGAAGGGTTAGGCAATAAATTTCTCGCAAACATCCGTGAAACCGATGCGATTGTTCAGGTTGTACGCTGTTTTGAAAATGATGATATCGTCCATGTTGCCGGAAAAGTTGATCCACTGTCAGATATCGAAATTATCAATATGGAATTGGTATTGGCTGATATGGAATCTCTGCAGAAAGCCGTGCAAAAAGTGCAACGAGTGGCCAAAAGTGGCGATAAAACAGCATCCGCAAAATTGGCAGTTTACGAAAAAGTTTTAGCAGCCGTAGAAGATGGAACTTTGGTTCGCCTAGTTCCATTAGATGAAGAAGAATTACTGCAATTGCGCGACTTACATTTATTGACCATCAAGCCAATGATGTATATCGCCAATGTCAACGAAGACGGGTTTGAAAATAATCCATTATTAACCGCGGTTGAAGAAGTTGCAAAAGCGCAAGGTGCGGTCGTTGTGCCGATTAGTGCAGAAATTGAATCGCAAGTTGCAGAGTTAGACGATGAAGATAAGGCTGAATTTTTAGCTGAAATGGGTCAAGAAGAACCAGGCCTGAATCGCGTTATTCGCGCAGCTTACGACTTATTAGGCTTACAAACCTACTTTACCGCTGGCGTTAAAGAAGTGCGTGCTTGGACGGTTAAAAAAGGCGCAACCGCTCCTCAAGCCGCTGGTGTTATTCACACCGATTTCGAACGCGGATTTATCCGTGCAGAAGTGACTGCTTACCAAGACTTTATCGATTATAAAGGTGACAGTGGTGCAAAAGCCGCTGGCAAACAGCGTTTAGAAGGTAAAGAATACATCGTGCAAGATGGCGATGTTATGCACTTCCGTTTTAATGTCTAA
- the ubiE gene encoding bifunctional demethylmenaquinone methyltransferase/2-methoxy-6-polyprenyl-1,4-benzoquinol methylase UbiE, with amino-acid sequence MNAEKKTIDFGFTEVPLEEKVKKVKGVFDSVAGNYDLMNDVMSMGIHRIWKRHTIELSGIRPGNVVLDLAGGTGDLTKAFAKRVGKTGKVVLADINESMVRVGRDRLTDEGIIGNVNYTITNAEALTFPDNTFDLVTIAFGLRNVTHKDKALAEIYRVLKPGGQLMVLEFSKVSQPLLAKAYDFYSFSILPKMGKLIANDEASYQYLAESIRMHPDQETLKQMMLTAGFDKAEYLNMSEGIVALHRGWKY; translated from the coding sequence ATGAACGCAGAAAAAAAGACCATTGATTTTGGATTTACCGAAGTTCCTTTAGAAGAAAAAGTGAAAAAGGTCAAAGGGGTTTTTGACTCGGTGGCGGGCAATTATGACTTGATGAATGATGTTATGTCCATGGGCATTCACCGCATTTGGAAGCGCCACACCATCGAACTGAGTGGCATACGCCCTGGCAATGTGGTTTTAGATTTGGCAGGCGGCACCGGCGATTTGACCAAAGCCTTTGCCAAGCGTGTCGGCAAAACAGGTAAGGTGGTTTTGGCAGATATTAACGAAAGCATGGTGCGAGTTGGGCGCGACCGCTTAACGGACGAAGGCATTATTGGTAATGTGAATTACACCATTACCAATGCCGAAGCCTTGACCTTTCCAGACAATACCTTTGACTTGGTGACCATTGCGTTTGGCTTGCGTAATGTCACCCACAAAGATAAAGCGCTGGCAGAAATTTATCGCGTATTAAAGCCTGGCGGACAACTGATGGTTTTAGAGTTTTCAAAAGTCTCTCAGCCTTTACTCGCCAAAGCCTATGATTTTTATTCGTTCAGCATTTTGCCCAAAATGGGCAAGTTGATTGCCAATGATGAAGCCAGCTATCAGTACCTTGCTGAGTCGATTCGTATGCACCCAGACCAAGAAACCCTCAAGCAGATGATGTTGACGGCGGGATTTGATAAGGCTGAATACCTCAATATGTCAGAAGGCATTGTTGCTTTACACCGTGGATGGAAATACTAA